In Lycium ferocissimum isolate CSIRO_LF1 chromosome 11, AGI_CSIRO_Lferr_CH_V1, whole genome shotgun sequence, a single genomic region encodes these proteins:
- the LOC132038215 gene encoding uncharacterized protein LOC132038215 — MVGFLIGHRGDILMSRKLPRWTCKLKFLEEESGNFAEAAEIARLNGDILCEADLLGKGGDFDKACSLVLLYVLSHSLWMDGSKGWPLKSFVRKDELLKKATSFAKHGSNFETMCTEIKVLAGESGDWSDLKHIFSSSQKSKSFLGEMLCCRKILDFHIRVDVKKYVWDDKLLGNLHDLEELISCCQVSVGTMLHFWNSWKKNVIDVLDSIQCLGDVNYGEFKEIGEFCLKYFGARQQMNGLNITYVLLHPAAEWVKNIQNFVIKRNKQMVFVDARHFISAARTHWHTELLVVGLKVLETLASLYELAVKSMPLFCQSMCLLNVYEIAKFLLESEHHDGRIHNFLILSGKYFEKIFPLDPRQSMVDSMIVLRRTKLSCDVLQEFIVRDIGTSDLLSYGQIGRIVMIWLASGNLSEELYKKVVGRIPSDVPWKSFFETLNCMKQRECMEDFESGDSVGGKLLEFQEVLSSDGNLECSEGSSNNAAETMEVTLLRKFCDALQDTFSANWMKIDDFFSPVCFLYLLERFLILVSQYRGIFFTAKSSFVEWLISEQFEARKTSTHAINTQLLEEFYDSVLVMVQELIYDKAGTVEWIERSRINIHLYYKQMFLRLVLVLCLLCVNCEKYYDVLFKVLSIDDVRNQLPEELYDILQRGMEINYVQINDFGEAFEKCGDPLLVVTLGEIVTEVEYPNVVSVQLGTNCSREDILSLLLPPRSDSSLVQTVTVPEVMSDPSGKISVISGDQPNSLAMPPSAVTSVSDQQMNWAVFQEISNVLKSIGNDGCGTSALDLTVNLKEEMNANMNFLTGAINLCSGKKLYAGEDMMEEARNMLQELLQLDSLMNKSTLEQESIEQLLKSILSKKPKLEAFLNQLIVPKDVSVALENQCAEKLDVACNEVASTDLLPSVSTFETRGGDQGAGKQGKGKGKYKKRKGKRRN; from the exons ATGGTCGGGTTCCTTATAGGACATCGCGGAGATATCTTAATGTCTCGAAAGCTGCCTCGATGGACATGTAAGCTGAAATTCTTAGAAGAAGAATCAGGAAACTTTGCTGAAGCAGCGGAAATAGCACGGCTGAATGGTGATATTCTTTGTGAAGCTGATCTTCTCGGGAAGGGAGGGGATTTCGATAAGGCGTGCTCACTCGTCCTTTTATATGTGCTCTCTCACTCCTTATGGATGGACGGAAGCAAAGGTTGGCCTTTGAAATCGTTCGTGCGAAAGGATGAACTCCTAAAGAAGGCGACGTCGTTCGCGAAGCATGGGTCAAATTTTGAAACCATGTGCACTGAGATTAAAGTTTTAGCAGGTGAGTCAGGTGACTGGTCCGACTTGAAGCATATATTCAGTTCCTCTCAGAAAAGTAAAAGTTTCCttggtgaaatgttgtgctgtAGAAAAATCTTGGATTTTCATATTCGAGTGGATGTAAAGAAGTATGTTTGGGATGATAAGTTATTGGGCAATCTACATGATTTGGAAGAACTGATTTCGTGCTGCCAGGTTAGTGTTGGGACAATGCTTCACTTTTGGAATTCGTGGAAGAAGAATGTCATCGATGTTCTTGATTCTATCCAGTGCCTCGGAGACGTAAATTATGGTGAATTCAAGGAGATTGGAGAATTCTGCCTAAAATACTTTGGCGCAAGGCAGCAGATGAATGGTCTCAACATTACGTATGTTCTGCTTCATCCAGCAGCCGAATGGGTCAAAAACATTCAAAACTTTGTCATTAAACGGAACAAACAGATGGTATTTGTTGATGCTCGGCATTTTATTTCTGCTGCCCGGACTCATTGGCATACAGAATTACTCGTAGTTGGTCTTAAAGTTCTCGAAACTCTTGCATCCCTCTATGAGTTGGCCGTAAAGTCAATGCCTCTGTTTTGTCAAAGCATGTGCCTACTAAATGTGTACGAGATCGCAAAGTTTTTGTTGGAGTCCGAACACCATGATGGGAGAATACATAACTTTCTGATATTGTCTGGAAAATACTTTGAAAAGATATTCCCCCTCGATCCCCGACAATCAATGGTGGACAGTATGATTGTTCTAAGGAGAACAAAGCTTTCATGTGACGTACTTCAAGAATTCATTGTTCGAGACATTGGCACCAGTGATCTTCTTAGTTATGGACAGATTGGAAGGATAGTGATGATATGGCTTGCTTCTGGCAATCTTTCCGAGGAGCTGTACAAGAAAGTTGTTGGAAGAATCCCATCGGATGTTCCTTGGAAGTCATTCTTTGAAACTCTCAATTGCATGAAACAGAGGGAATGTATGGAAGATTTTGAGTCAGGCGATTCTGTTGGAGGAAAATTGTTGGAATTTCAAGAAGTTCTATCGAGCGACGGTAATCTTGAATGTTCTGAGGGATCTTCAAACAATGCGGCGGAAACTATGGAGGTTACGTTATTGCGGAAATTTTGTGATGCTTTGCAGGATACCTTCAGCGCAAATTGGATGAAAATAGATGACTTTTTCTCCCCAGTGTGCTTCTTGTATCTTCTTGAGCGCTTCCTGATTTTGGTATCTCAATATCGTGGAATCTTCTTCACTGCAAAATCTTCATTTGTGGAGTGGCTGATATCTGAGCAGTTTGAAGCCCGAAAGACTTCCACGCATGCAATTAACACACAGCTTCTAGAAGAATTTTATGATTCCGTACTCGTGATGGTGCAAGAATTGATTTATGATAAAGCAGGTACAGTTGAGTGGATTGAACGATCGAGAATTAACATTCATCTGTACTATAAGCAAATGTTTTTGAGACTGGTTCTTGTCCTGTGCTTACTGTGTGTGAACTGTGAGAAATACTATGATGTTCTTTTCAAAGTACTCAGTATCGATGATGTTAGGAACCAGCTTCCGGAGGAACTTTATGACATTCTTCAGCGAGGAATGGAGATTAATTACGTTCAGAtaaatgattttggagaagcttTTGAAAAGTGTGGAGATCCTCTTTTGGTTGTCACCCTTGGTGAGATTGTTACGGAAGTCGAGTATCCCAATGTTGTTTCGGTGCAGTTGGGAACAAACTGCAGCAGAGAAGATATCTTGAGTTTGTTGCTTCCACCTAGAAGTGACAGTTCACTAGTTCAAACTGTCACTGTTCCGGAAGTCATGTCTGATCCATCCGGGAAAATTTCCGTAATTTCTGGTGATCAACCAAACAGTTTGGCAATGCCACCTTCGGCAGTTACTTCCGTGTCAGATCAACAGATGAATTGGGCCGTGTTTCAGGAAATATCGAATGTCTTGAAGTCTATTGGCAATGATGGCTGTGGAACTTCTGCACTTGACTTAACGGTTAATCTGAAG GAGGAAATGAATGCTAATATGAACTTCTTGACGGGTGCAATTAATCTGTGCTCGGGGAAGAAACTTTATGCTGGCGAGGACATGATGGAGGAAGCGCGTAATATGCTTCAGGAGCTGTTACAACTCGATTCATTAATGAATAAAAG CACTCTGGAACAAGAAAGCATTGAACAATTGCTAAAGAGCATTCTGTCAAAAAAGCCCAAGCTAGAAGCTTTCTTGAATCAGCTCATCGTGCCTAAGGATGTAAGTGTCGCGTTAGAGAACCAATGCGCGGAGAAACTTGATGTAGCATGTAATGAAGTTGCTTCGACGGATCTTCTTCCATCTGTCAGTACTTTTGAGACCCGAGGCGGTGACCAGGGTGCTGGAAAGCagggaaaaggaaaagggaagTACAAGAAACGAAAAGGTAAAAGGAGGAATTAA